From a single Clostridium isatidis genomic region:
- the trmB gene encoding tRNA (guanosine(46)-N7)-methyltransferase TrmB, protein MRLRKKPWARPELEKCDFFVTNPKDYKGKWAAQFKNKENPIYLELGCGKGTFIAVHGAENPNINYIAIDIKDEVLVLAKRNIERAYEEKNRAVDNLKLMAQEIALISDIFNSEDLVNRIYINFCNPWPKERHKKRRLTHTRQLNNYREFLIDGGEIYFKTDDDELFEESLEYFKEAKFKIEYITYDLHNSDFVGNVETEHEKMFTEQGIPTKFLIAKKINEKN, encoded by the coding sequence ATGAGATTAAGAAAGAAACCATGGGCTAGACCAGAGCTTGAAAAATGTGATTTTTTTGTAACTAATCCAAAAGATTATAAGGGAAAATGGGCAGCACAATTTAAAAATAAAGAAAATCCAATTTATTTAGAATTAGGCTGTGGAAAAGGTACTTTTATAGCTGTTCATGGTGCAGAAAACCCAAATATTAATTACATAGCAATAGATATCAAAGATGAAGTTTTAGTTTTAGCTAAAAGAAATATTGAAAGAGCATATGAAGAAAAAAATAGAGCAGTTGATAACTTAAAGCTTATGGCACAAGAAATTGCTTTAATATCAGATATTTTTAACAGTGAAGATTTAGTAAATAGAATATATATTAATTTCTGTAATCCATGGCCAAAAGAAAGACATAAAAAAAGAAGATTAACTCATACAAGGCAATTAAATAATTATAGAGAGTTTTTAATTGATGGTGGAGAAATTTATTTTAAAACTGATGATGATGAGTTGTTTGAAGAATCCTTAGAATATTTTAAAGAGGCAAAATTTAAAATAGAATACATAACTTATGATTTACATAATAGTGATTTTGTAGGAAATGTTGAAACCGAACATGAAAAAATGTTTACAGAACAAGGTATTCCTACTAAATTCTTAATTGCTAAAAAAATAAATGAAAAAAATTAG
- the zupT gene encoding zinc transporter ZupT, giving the protein MFENNTIIPLSLSLIAGLSTILGAFVVFFANFNKNKVITFSLAFSAGVMMTVSFIDLFMSSMDNLCKNYGNFIGIFYSLTFLISGALITALIDKLLDKNSIVKNQRTSSKNLFRVGLISMIGLMIHNFPEGIATFISGYENISLGISIALAISLHNIPEGISISLPIYYSTNSKYKAFKYCFLSGISEPLGALTAFLFLKPYINETILSLTFLLIAGIMLYISFMELIPTAKSYGYNKLYAISLFLGICVIPVSHVFVG; this is encoded by the coding sequence ATGTTTGAAAATAATACAATAATTCCCTTATCACTTTCTTTAATAGCAGGGCTTTCAACAATTTTGGGTGCTTTTGTAGTTTTCTTTGCTAATTTTAATAAAAATAAAGTAATTACATTTTCATTAGCTTTCTCAGCTGGAGTAATGATGACAGTTTCCTTTATAGACCTTTTCATGTCTTCTATGGATAATCTCTGCAAAAATTATGGAAACTTTATTGGAATATTTTATTCTTTAACTTTTTTAATTTCTGGAGCTTTAATTACAGCATTAATAGATAAACTTCTTGATAAAAATAGTATAGTTAAAAACCAAAGAACTTCTTCAAAAAACTTATTTAGAGTTGGTTTAATCTCTATGATTGGACTTATGATCCACAATTTTCCTGAAGGAATTGCAACTTTTATTTCTGGGTATGAAAATATTTCTCTTGGAATATCTATAGCTTTAGCAATCTCCCTTCATAACATTCCTGAAGGTATATCTATATCCTTACCAATTTATTATTCAACTAACAGTAAGTATAAAGCTTTTAAATACTGTTTTTTATCTGGAATTTCTGAACCCCTTGGTGCTCTTACAGCCTTCTTATTTCTAAAACCATACATAAATGAAACTATTTTGTCATTAACCTTTTTATTAATAGCTGGAATAATGTTATACATTTCCTTTATGGAGCTAATTCCTACTGCAAAATCCTATGGATACAATAAACTTTATGCTATATCTTTATTTCTTGGAATTTGTGTTATACCAGTAAGTCATGTTTTTGTCGGCTAA
- a CDS encoding ABC transporter ATP-binding protein, translated as MLELKNVHGGYNGIDVIKNINLKINNNEKICIVGPNGSGKSTLLKVISNLISFDGTVLVEGKDIKSFNRKKLSKKIAILTQNYNFAFPYTVYETVALGRYSYITSVFSTLSKNDKLIIEESLKIVGLLDLKDKFINELSGGELQRVFLARTFAQSPEIILLDEPTNHLDLKYQLEMINYIKAWADEKNKVIIAVLHDLNLVYNFADKVILMNKGMIIKEGSPKTVLNSKALEKAYEINVRDFMLNSLENWKQK; from the coding sequence ATGTTAGAATTAAAAAATGTGCATGGTGGATATAATGGCATAGATGTTATAAAAAACATCAATTTAAAAATAAATAATAATGAGAAAATTTGTATAGTTGGACCTAATGGTAGTGGAAAAAGTACTTTGCTAAAAGTAATCTCTAATTTAATTTCTTTTGATGGAACAGTACTAGTAGAAGGAAAAGATATAAAATCTTTTAATAGAAAGAAATTATCAAAGAAAATTGCAATTTTAACTCAAAATTATAATTTTGCTTTTCCTTATACTGTTTATGAAACTGTTGCATTAGGAAGATATTCATATATAACAAGTGTTTTTTCTACTTTAAGTAAAAATGATAAATTAATCATAGAAGAAAGTCTAAAAATAGTTGGTTTATTAGATTTAAAAGATAAGTTTATTAATGAATTATCAGGGGGAGAGCTTCAAAGAGTATTTTTAGCAAGAACTTTTGCTCAGTCTCCTGAAATAATTCTTTTAGATGAGCCAACTAATCACTTAGATTTAAAATATCAATTGGAAATGATAAATTACATTAAAGCTTGGGCAGATGAAAAAAATAAGGTTATCATAGCAGTTTTACATGATTTAAATTTGGTATATAATTTTGCTGATAAGGTAATTTTAATGAATAAAGGAATGATAATAAAGGAAGGAAGTCCAAAGACAGTTTTAAATAGCAAAGCTTTAGAAAAAGCTTATGAAATAAATGTTAGAGATTTTATGTTAAATAGTTTAGAAAATTGGAAACAGAAGTAG
- a CDS encoding alpha-amylase family glycosyl hydrolase — protein MNKKKLLYSSLAIIALITLIFALSFNNEDFENKPFSWDNVSLYFVMTDRFYDGNKSNNNSYGRVNIDNKGSTVGTFHGGDIKGLIKKLKEGYFNDLGINAIWITSPVEQIHGFISGDAQNSFDHYGYHGYYALDWTSIDKNMGTIKEMREFVNLAHSKGIRVVLDVVLNHTGYANEADMAEYNYGEGKWENWWGKDWIRVDLPGYDKGGTDDISMNLSGLPDIKTEATKGVDIPPILKTKWEKDSEENNDPWVIPASKKYRENLNIAPVEYIINWLSAWVEEFGIDGFRCDTAKHIEVEHWKKLKDKCNEALKTWRKNNPNSPGSQWTDDFWMTGEVFGQGLEKNYYYDNGFDSIINFKFPKGDSLDSLEKIYSEYYSKINSDPNFNVLSYISSHDTGMTRGNMINLGTKLLLAPGGIEIYYGDETNRKPSTNTITTAKDQPSRSDMNWDNIDKEVLEHWQKLGQFRRNHLAIGAGDHKKLQDYPYAFSRIYKNDNFEDKVVIIPYVDEEVTIDVSSIFEEGAEVRDFYSGNKTKVKNGLVNFKASKNNIVLIELME, from the coding sequence ATGAATAAAAAAAAGCTTCTTTATTCATCTTTAGCTATTATAGCATTAATTACTTTAATATTTGCATTATCATTTAATAATGAAGATTTCGAAAATAAGCCCTTTTCTTGGGATAATGTAAGTCTTTATTTTGTAATGACTGACAGGTTTTATGATGGAAACAAATCAAATAATAATTCCTACGGAAGAGTAAATATAGATAATAAAGGTTCAACAGTTGGTACCTTTCATGGAGGAGATATTAAAGGGTTAATCAAAAAATTAAAGGAAGGCTATTTTAATGATTTAGGTATTAATGCAATTTGGATAACTTCACCTGTAGAACAAATTCATGGTTTTATTTCTGGAGATGCACAAAATTCCTTTGATCACTATGGTTATCACGGCTACTATGCCCTTGATTGGACTAGCATAGATAAAAACATGGGAACAATTAAAGAAATGCGAGAATTTGTTAATTTAGCCCATTCAAAGGGAATTAGAGTTGTTTTAGATGTTGTGCTTAATCATACCGGTTATGCCAATGAAGCAGATATGGCTGAATATAATTATGGAGAAGGTAAATGGGAAAACTGGTGGGGGAAGGATTGGATAAGAGTTGATTTGCCTGGATATGATAAGGGTGGTACAGATGATATAAGTATGAACTTATCAGGCCTTCCTGATATTAAAACCGAAGCAACAAAAGGAGTAGATATACCACCTATCTTAAAAACAAAATGGGAAAAAGATTCAGAAGAAAATAATGATCCTTGGGTAATACCTGCATCAAAAAAATATAGAGAAAATTTAAATATAGCTCCTGTAGAATATATTATTAACTGGTTATCTGCTTGGGTTGAGGAATTTGGAATAGACGGCTTTAGATGTGATACCGCTAAGCATATAGAAGTAGAACATTGGAAAAAATTAAAGGATAAATGTAATGAAGCCCTAAAAACTTGGCGAAAGAATAATCCTAATAGTCCTGGTTCTCAATGGACTGATGATTTTTGGATGACCGGGGAAGTTTTCGGCCAAGGCTTAGAAAAAAATTACTATTATGACAATGGCTTTGATTCTATAATTAACTTCAAATTTCCAAAGGGTGACAGTTTAGATTCCCTTGAAAAGATTTATTCAGAATACTACAGCAAAATAAACTCTGATCCAAATTTTAATGTCCTTAGCTATATATCTTCTCATGACACTGGAATGACAAGGGGTAATATGATTAACTTAGGAACTAAACTTTTATTAGCTCCTGGTGGAATTGAAATTTACTATGGTGATGAAACAAACCGTAAACCTTCAACAAATACTATTACTACTGCCAAAGACCAGCCTTCAAGATCAGATATGAACTGGGATAATATAGATAAGGAAGTATTGGAACATTGGCAAAAGCTTGGTCAGTTCAGAAGAAATCATCTTGCTATTGGTGCAGGCGATCATAAAAAACTTCAAGATTATCCTTATGCTTTCAGTAGAATTTATAAAAATGATAACTTTGAAGATAAAGTTGTAATTATCCCTTATGTTGATGAAGAGGTTACTATTGATGTTTCATCTATTTTTGAAGAAGGTGCCGAGGTTAGGGATTTCTACTCAGGCAATAAAACAAAAGTTAAAAATGGTCTTGTTAATTTTAAAGCTTCAAAAAATAATATAGTTTTAATTGAATTGATGGAATAA
- a CDS encoding ABC transporter substrate-binding protein — MKNGIKKFLIILGIILSLFSFVSCDKKGKEIIDREGNNLVLARNIERIISTSPSNTEILIELGLKDKLVAVDNYSSDIEGVEGDLIKIDFLNADIETIISLEPDIIITSGNYASNSNEQFQLLKDAGIVVVNIPSSNSLEGIYKDINFIAEITNTEVKGKEIINNIRAEVKEIREIGSKIYEKKKVYFEIGYGTQLYSFGSETFLNEMIELVGAENIFKDQKAWISPSPEAIIEANPDVILTNFPTFNEINAVDEIKSREGWEVITAIKNNDVYMVDTNASSRPSQNVIKALKEIAEAIYPNEYK, encoded by the coding sequence ATGAAAAATGGAATAAAAAAATTTTTGATTATTTTAGGAATTATATTGTCTTTATTCAGTTTTGTTTCTTGTGATAAAAAAGGTAAAGAAATTATTGATAGGGAAGGAAATAATCTTGTTTTAGCAAGAAATATTGAAAGAATTATATCAACATCACCTTCCAATACTGAAATATTAATCGAGTTAGGTCTTAAAGATAAATTAGTGGCTGTGGATAATTATTCAAGTGATATTGAAGGAGTTGAGGGAGACTTAATTAAGATAGATTTTTTAAATGCAGACATAGAAACAATAATATCATTAGAACCAGATATTATTATTACATCTGGAAATTATGCTTCTAATAGTAATGAGCAATTTCAGCTTTTAAAAGATGCTGGAATAGTAGTTGTTAATATTCCGAGCAGTAACAGTTTAGAAGGAATATATAAAGATATAAATTTTATAGCGGAAATTACCAATACAGAGGTGAAGGGGAAAGAAATTATTAATAATATTAGAGCAGAGGTAAAAGAAATAAGGGAAATTGGAAGTAAAATATATGAAAAGAAAAAAGTTTATTTTGAAATTGGTTATGGTACACAATTATATAGTTTTGGAAGTGAAACCTTCCTAAATGAAATGATAGAGCTTGTTGGTGCAGAGAATATATTTAAAGATCAAAAAGCTTGGATTTCACCTTCACCTGAAGCTATTATTGAAGCAAATCCAGATGTTATTTTAACAAACTTCCCAACTTTTAATGAAATTAATGCAGTTGATGAAATAAAAAGTAGAGAAGGCTGGGAAGTTATTACAGCAATTAAAAATAATGATGTATATATGGTAGATACAAATGCTTCATCAAGACCATCTCAAAATGTAATAAAGGCTTTAAAAGAGATTGCAGAGGCGATTTATCCAAATGAGTATAAATAA
- a CDS encoding FecCD family ABC transporter permease: protein MSINKINKRKILIIITIIMSFILILASLSIGSTKIKIDKIILIFFNKIINANIDSNIENKDISIIWNIRFPRALLAFTVGGALSASGAVVQSILKNPLASPYTLGISSGASLGVGILVISGIYIPILGNFSLASVGFLCSLLTIVLLIAFASKVDKVLSNNTIILLGMVISLFLNAIFTILAALYTKDIEAVILWQMGSFSMKSWRYLKISIPFFAFGLIGVLFYLSELDILTFGEEDAKSMGVETDKIKKHLFIFVAILTGAAVAIGGSIGFVDLIAPHVTRKLFGSKHSYVIPMSIVLGGMLMVISDLISRTIIIPIEIPVGAVTAIIGAPFFAYLYFRK from the coding sequence ATGAGTATAAATAAAATTAATAAACGAAAAATTTTAATAATAATTACAATTATAATGTCTTTTATTTTAATTTTAGCTTCCCTTTCTATTGGAAGTACTAAAATTAAAATAGACAAAATAATTTTAATTTTTTTCAATAAGATTATAAATGCTAATATTGATAGTAATATTGAAAATAAGGATATTTCAATTATATGGAATATAAGATTTCCTAGAGCATTGTTAGCTTTTACAGTAGGAGGAGCATTATCAGCAAGTGGTGCAGTAGTTCAATCAATTTTGAAAAATCCTTTAGCTTCTCCCTATACCCTTGGAATATCTTCTGGAGCATCTCTTGGTGTAGGAATATTAGTGATTTCAGGGATATATATCCCTATTTTAGGAAATTTCTCTCTAGCTTCAGTAGGGTTTTTATGCAGCTTATTAACTATAGTTTTGCTAATAGCTTTTGCAAGCAAGGTTGATAAAGTTTTATCTAATAATACAATTATATTGCTTGGAATGGTTATATCTTTATTCTTAAATGCTATTTTTACAATTTTAGCTGCATTATATACTAAGGATATTGAAGCTGTAATATTATGGCAGATGGGATCTTTTTCAATGAAAAGCTGGAGATATTTAAAAATAAGTATCCCTTTCTTTGCATTTGGATTAATTGGAGTATTATTTTATTTAAGCGAATTAGATATTTTAACTTTTGGCGAAGAGGATGCAAAATCAATGGGTGTTGAAACAGATAAGATAAAGAAGCATTTATTTATATTTGTTGCGATATTAACTGGTGCTGCTGTTGCCATAGGAGGATCAATTGGATTTGTAGATTTGATTGCACCTCATGTTACAAGAAAGTTATTTGGTTCAAAGCATTCTTATGTAATTCCGATGTCGATTGTTTTAGGAGGAATGTTAATGGTAATTTCTGATTTAATTTCACGTACTATTATAATTCCTATTGAAATTCCTGTAGGAGCAGTAACAGCTATAATAGGAGCTCCATTCTTTGCATATTTATATTTTAGAAAATAA
- a CDS encoding pseudouridine synthase gives MRINKLLSNYGYCSRKETNRLIEEGRIIVNGISCEKGQWVEETDEILLDGKKVSPKDKIYLAFNKPKGIICTTSNDKENNIIALLNYPEYIFPVGRLDKDSEGLIIMTNDGELANNILFSENYHEKEYIVRVDKEINEEFLLNMSRGVKILDIITRPCIIEKIDQSIFRIILTQGLNRQIRRMCKALGYNVLELKRIRILNIRLEEIEVGKYRKISAEEIQNLKRLILNKGD, from the coding sequence TTGAGGATTAATAAATTATTGAGCAATTATGGTTATTGTTCTAGAAAAGAAACTAATAGATTAATTGAAGAAGGAAGAATAATAGTTAATGGTATTTCTTGTGAAAAAGGGCAATGGGTAGAAGAAACTGATGAAATTTTATTAGATGGAAAGAAAGTTTCACCTAAAGATAAAATATATCTAGCTTTTAATAAGCCAAAAGGGATAATTTGTACTACTTCTAATGATAAGGAAAATAATATTATAGCTTTATTGAACTACCCAGAGTATATATTCCCAGTTGGGAGATTAGATAAAGATTCTGAAGGACTTATTATTATGACTAATGATGGAGAGCTTGCTAATAATATATTATTTTCAGAAAATTATCATGAGAAAGAATACATAGTAAGGGTAGACAAAGAAATTAATGAAGAGTTTTTATTAAACATGTCACGAGGAGTAAAAATACTTGATATAATAACAAGGCCCTGTATTATAGAAAAAATAGATCAATCTATTTTTAGAATAATTTTAACCCAAGGTCTTAACAGGCAGATTAGAAGGATGTGTAAAGCTCTTGGATATAATGTTTTAGAGCTTAAAAGAATTAGAATATTAAATATTAGACTAGAGGAAATAGAAGTGGGCAAGTATAGAAAAATATCCGCAGAAGAAATACAGAACTTAAAAAGGCTAATATTAAATAAAGGAGATTAA
- a CDS encoding aminotransferase class V-fold PLP-dependent enzyme: protein MYDSNDNPLRDLFIGLDKKVPILNNKEIIPINFDNAATTPVFKSVLKEITEACELYGAIGRGTGQKSEYCTKRYHKCRDYILDFFNAPKDKYTVIFVGNTTEGINRLSNILIENKTDIIITTRMEHHSNDLPWRGKCIVEYVEVDKNGRLKLDELEYLLEKYKGQVKYVTLTAASNVTGYINDLSFISKLVHSYNAKLIVDGAQIVAHKELNMYPGNQLEAIDFLVFSAHKIYAPFGSGAIIGLKETFERLNNDYKGGGTVEGVFDDSEIYLPPPEKNEAGSPNFLGAIALVQAMKEIKKIGFNTIEENEKKLLKRAIAGLNSIKKVVTYGDNYNISDRLGIIIFNIEGLYDIDTAKYLSTLRGIAVRQGAFCAHPYVNRLLRSHNKGNDNFSRNNYCNLTGMVRASFGLYNSINEVEIFLNTVELITKII, encoded by the coding sequence ATGTATGATTCTAATGATAATCCTTTAAGAGATTTATTTATTGGCCTTGATAAGAAAGTTCCAATTTTAAATAATAAAGAAATAATTCCTATTAATTTTGATAACGCAGCCACAACTCCAGTTTTTAAAAGTGTCCTTAAAGAAATAACTGAAGCTTGCGAACTATATGGTGCCATTGGAAGAGGTACAGGGCAAAAGTCAGAGTATTGCACAAAAAGGTATCATAAATGTAGAGATTATATTTTAGATTTTTTTAATGCTCCAAAGGATAAATATACAGTTATTTTTGTTGGAAACACTACTGAGGGTATCAATAGGCTTTCAAATATTTTAATTGAAAATAAAACTGATATTATTATAACAACAAGAATGGAGCATCATTCAAATGATCTGCCTTGGAGAGGGAAATGTATTGTTGAATATGTAGAAGTAGATAAAAATGGTCGATTAAAACTTGATGAACTAGAATACTTATTAGAAAAATATAAGGGCCAGGTAAAATATGTAACTCTTACTGCTGCTTCTAATGTAACTGGCTACATTAATGACTTATCTTTTATTTCCAAACTAGTTCACAGTTATAATGCTAAACTAATTGTAGATGGGGCTCAAATTGTAGCTCATAAAGAATTAAATATGTATCCTGGAAATCAACTTGAAGCAATAGATTTTCTAGTGTTTTCTGCCCATAAAATTTATGCTCCATTTGGTAGTGGTGCAATTATCGGACTTAAGGAAACCTTTGAAAGACTAAATAATGATTATAAAGGCGGAGGAACTGTAGAAGGAGTATTCGACGATTCTGAAATTTATCTACCTCCTCCTGAAAAAAATGAGGCCGGTAGTCCAAACTTTCTTGGAGCAATAGCTTTAGTTCAAGCGATGAAGGAAATAAAAAAAATAGGTTTTAATACCATAGAAGAAAATGAAAAAAAACTATTAAAAAGAGCAATAGCTGGATTAAATTCTATAAAAAAAGTTGTAACCTATGGTGATAATTATAATATATCTGATAGACTTGGAATTATAATATTCAATATAGAAGGACTTTATGATATAGATACTGCTAAATATCTATCTACCTTACGTGGAATAGCCGTAAGACAAGGTGCCTTTTGCGCTCATCCCTATGTAAATAGATTATTACGTTCCCATAATAAAGGAAATGATAATTTTTCTAGAAATAACTATTGTAATTTAACTGGAATGGTAAGGGCAAGCTTTGGATTATATAATTCTATAAATGAAGTTGAAATATTTCTAAATACAGTTGAATTAATAACGAAGATCATATAA
- a CDS encoding HAD family hydrolase, with protein MIKLILTDMDGTLLNDNNEINKEFYPIFNKLLDKNIIFGAASGRQYYNLLDRFDKVKENMLFVAENGTYVVYKGKELIINSLERDIAMEIVKIARNIENAFPILCGKEGAYIEKTDPRLLVETKKYYTRHTVVDDLTMVEDEILKVAICDFSGSEINSLKYYNDYTDKVKVAVSGRIWLDITNKNANKGFAVKKLQELFKIRYEETMVFGDYLNDLEMMKSAFYSFAMENAHEDLKKVSRFITKSNNENGVVDTIKEVALNNNVRRLSIEELEEYSV; from the coding sequence ATGATTAAATTGATTTTAACGGATATGGATGGTACTTTATTAAATGATAATAATGAGATAAACAAGGAATTTTATCCTATCTTTAATAAGTTATTAGATAAAAATATAATTTTTGGAGCAGCAAGTGGAAGACAATATTATAATCTTTTAGATAGATTTGACAAAGTAAAAGAAAATATGCTTTTTGTAGCTGAAAATGGTACTTATGTTGTTTATAAAGGAAAAGAGCTTATAATTAATTCTTTAGAAAGAGATATTGCCATGGAAATAGTTAAGATTGCAAGAAATATTGAAAACGCTTTTCCTATATTATGTGGCAAGGAAGGAGCTTATATAGAAAAGACAGATCCAAGATTACTTGTGGAAACAAAAAAATATTACACTAGACATACTGTAGTAGATGATTTAACTATGGTTGAAGATGAAATCTTAAAAGTAGCAATTTGTGATTTTTCAGGTTCAGAAATTAATAGTTTAAAATACTATAACGATTATACAGATAAAGTTAAAGTAGCTGTTTCAGGCAGGATTTGGCTTGATATAACAAATAAAAATGCAAATAAGGGATTTGCTGTAAAAAAGCTTCAGGAGCTATTTAAAATTAGATATGAAGAAACTATGGTATTTGGTGATTATTTAAATGATTTAGAAATGATGAAAAGTGCTTTTTATAGCTTTGCAATGGAAAATGCTCATGAGGATTTAAAGAAAGTATCTAGGTTCATAACAAAAAGTAATAATGAAAACGGAGTAGTAGATACGATTAAAGAAGTAGCATTAAATAATAATGTAAGAAGACTATCAATTGAAGAGCTTGAAGAATATTCAGTCTGA
- a CDS encoding NADH peroxidase codes for MKKFVCTICGYVYEGEAAPAECPVCHAGADKFVEQSGELKWADEHRIGVAQGVDERIIEGLRANFTGECTEVGMYLAMSRQADREGYPEVAEAYKRIAFEEAEHAAKFAELLGEVVVADTKANLEARVEAEYGATQGKKDLATLAKQLNLDAIHDTVHEMCKDEARHGKAFLGLLNRYFGDK; via the coding sequence ATGAAAAAGTTTGTATGTACAATTTGTGGATATGTTTATGAAGGAGAAGCAGCACCAGCTGAATGTCCAGTATGCCATGCTGGAGCAGATAAGTTCGTAGAACAATCAGGAGAATTAAAATGGGCTGACGAACACAGAATTGGAGTAGCTCAAGGTGTAGATGAAAGAATTATAGAAGGTTTAAGAGCAAACTTTACTGGAGAATGTACAGAAGTTGGTATGTATCTAGCGATGTCAAGACAAGCTGACAGAGAAGGATATCCAGAAGTTGCTGAAGCATATAAGAGAATAGCATTTGAAGAAGCAGAACATGCTGCAAAATTTGCTGAATTACTAGGAGAAGTTGTTGTAGCTGATACTAAGGCTAACTTAGAAGCAAGAGTAGAAGCTGAATACGGTGCAACTCAAGGAAAGAAAGATTTAGCAACATTAGCTAAACAATTAAACTTAGATGCAATCCATGACACAGTACATGAAATGTGCAAAGATGAAGCAAGACATGGAAAGGCATTTTTAGGATTATTAAATAGATATTTTGGAGATAAGTAA